A window from Schistosoma haematobium chromosome 3, whole genome shotgun sequence encodes these proteins:
- the LIN7C_2 gene encoding Protein lin-7 C (EggNog:ENOG410V4GA~COG:W), with amino-acid sequence MLWVVKNISRIIPGGVADRHDGLNRGYQLLSVNGISVESEHHERAVELLKLAQGTVKLVVRYTPRILEEMEARFDKQKARRRQLTRSLKKLRDQQAIPSGLYEMIKPVGTHQPRLYGLPKVHKTGVPLRPILDMYNSPYHTIAKWLVTVLKPLHEKLVKYSVKDVFQFVDKIKNANTLRLKMTSLDVTSLFTNVPLIETVEYIGEQLIKNEIETTVPISVVKEL; translated from the exons ATGTTATGGGTGGTAAAGAACATAAGTCGAATTATTCCTGGTGGTGTTGCAGATCGTCATGATGGTTTAAATCGTGGTTATCAATTACTATCAGTAAATGGGATTTCTGTGGAGAGTGAACATCATGAAAGAGCTGTTGAACTTTTGAAATTAGCACAAG GTACTGTGAAACTTGTAGTAAGATATACACCACGTATTCTTGAAGAGATGGAAGCACGTTTTGACAAGCAGAAAGCTCGACGTCGGCAACTTACTAGATCTTTGAAGAAGCTCAGGGACCAACAGGCTATCCCATCGGGtttatatgaaatgattaaacCAGTGGGAACCCATCAGCCGAGATTGTATGGATTGCCAAAGGTGCACAAAACGGGGGTCCCATTAAGACCTATTTTAGATATGTATAACTCTCCTTACCATACTATAGCTAAATGGCTGGTAACTGTATTGAAACCTCTACACGAAAAGCTTGTAAAATATAGTGTTAAGGATGTGTTccaatttgttgataaaatcaaAAACGCGAATACGTTGAGACTAAAGATGACGTCATTGGATGTAACATCGTTATTCACAAACGTCCCACTCATAGAGACTGTAGAATATATAGGTGAACAGCTGataaaaaatgaaattgaaactactGTCCCTATTAGCGTCGTGAAAGAGTTATAA